The following coding sequences lie in one Pseudomonas sp. B33.4 genomic window:
- a CDS encoding FTR1 family protein has protein sequence MTASSRFLAWLVFPLCALSSFNLLADTVEGAPQALHLLDYISADYPPTVEAGNVVDDAEYREQLEFTQALQGLIAGMPAKPEKAGLEQGVEALRVAINAKQDGTEVARQARQLGAQLAVAYEVSQAPIITPDPTRGAPLYAQNCSVCHGDSGAGDGPAGLGMTPAPANLRDAARLDHLSLYAIYNTLGQGVEGTDMPAFADQLDDRQRWDLATYIAGFSADAASAKSEKTYNIADLARQTPAEVQAAEGPQAAATFRAQRAQPPQVKRGPAQLLDYTAATLDKSLAAYRAGEHDQAYDLSVAAYLEGFELVESSLDNVDANVRKDTEKSLMAYRQSLQDGLPVEQAEQRLEAAKAKLKESAGLLGSDGLSWSLSYISGLLILLREGLEAILVLAAILAFLRNTGQQSAVRSVNVGWGLALLAGLGTWALAAYVIDVSGSQRELLEGATALFASVMVLWLGVWMHDRRHAAAWQDYIKSSLVGGGGRFGFAILAFFSVYRELFEVILFYETLWLQAGPAGHDAVLAGGATALVLLVGLAWVILRGSAKLPLTLFFSINAALLCALSVVFAGHGVKALQEAGIFGTRPVAFFEFDWLGIHADAYSLTAQAVAIVAIVVLYGRSWVAEKRRVSAA, from the coding sequence ATGACTGCCTCGTCCCGATTTCTGGCCTGGCTGGTGTTCCCGTTGTGTGCCCTGAGCAGCTTCAACCTGCTGGCCGATACCGTGGAAGGCGCGCCGCAAGCGCTGCACCTGCTCGATTACATCAGCGCGGATTACCCGCCGACGGTCGAGGCGGGAAACGTCGTCGATGACGCCGAATATCGTGAGCAACTGGAATTCACCCAAGCGCTGCAAGGCCTGATCGCCGGCATGCCGGCCAAGCCTGAAAAGGCAGGGCTGGAGCAGGGCGTCGAGGCTTTGCGCGTCGCGATCAACGCGAAGCAGGACGGCACCGAAGTCGCCCGTCAGGCGCGGCAACTGGGCGCGCAACTGGCCGTGGCGTATGAAGTCAGCCAAGCGCCGATCATCACTCCCGATCCAACTCGTGGTGCGCCGCTCTACGCGCAGAACTGCTCGGTGTGCCACGGCGACAGCGGTGCCGGTGACGGCCCGGCGGGGCTTGGCATGACCCCGGCGCCAGCCAATCTGCGCGATGCGGCGCGGCTGGATCACCTGAGCCTGTACGCGATCTACAACACCCTCGGCCAAGGCGTCGAAGGCACCGACATGCCGGCGTTTGCCGATCAGCTTGATGATCGGCAGCGCTGGGATTTGGCGACTTATATTGCCGGTTTTAGCGCCGATGCCGCGTCGGCCAAATCCGAGAAGACCTACAACATCGCCGATCTGGCGCGCCAGACCCCGGCCGAAGTGCAGGCCGCCGAAGGCCCGCAAGCGGCGGCGACGTTCCGTGCGCAACGCGCGCAACCGCCCCAGGTCAAGCGTGGCCCGGCACAGTTGCTCGACTACACCGCTGCAACCCTGGACAAGAGCCTCGCCGCGTATCGCGCTGGCGAACACGATCAGGCCTACGATCTGTCGGTCGCGGCGTATCTGGAAGGCTTCGAGCTGGTCGAAAGCTCGCTGGATAACGTCGACGCCAACGTGCGCAAAGACACTGAAAAATCGCTGATGGCGTATCGGCAATCGTTGCAGGACGGCTTGCCGGTCGAGCAGGCCGAGCAGCGCCTGGAGGCGGCCAAGGCCAAGTTGAAAGAGTCAGCCGGCCTGCTTGGCAGCGATGGGCTGAGCTGGTCGCTGAGTTACATTTCCGGTCTGCTGATTCTGCTGCGCGAAGGCCTGGAAGCGATTCTGGTGCTGGCGGCGATCCTCGCGTTCCTGCGCAACACCGGCCAGCAATCGGCGGTGCGCAGCGTCAACGTCGGTTGGGGCCTGGCGCTGCTGGCCGGCCTCGGCACCTGGGCGCTGGCGGCGTATGTCATCGATGTCAGCGGCTCGCAGCGTGAGCTGCTGGAAGGCGCGACGGCGCTGTTCGCCAGTGTCATGGTCTTGTGGCTCGGCGTGTGGATGCACGATCGTCGCCACGCAGCGGCCTGGCAGGATTACATCAAGAGCAGTCTGGTTGGCGGTGGCGGGCGTTTTGGTTTCGCGATTCTGGCGTTCTTCTCGGTATATCGTGAGTTGTTCGAAGTGATCCTGTTCTATGAAACCCTGTGGTTGCAGGCCGGCCCGGCCGGGCATGACGCGGTGCTTGCAGGTGGCGCGACGGCACTGGTGCTGCTGGTTGGTCTGGCGTGGGTGATTCTGCGCGGTTCGGCGAAACTGCCGCTGACGCTGTTCTTCAGCATCAACGCCGCGCTGCTCTGTGCACTGTCGGTGGTGTTTGCCGGGCATGGCGTGAAGGCCTTGCAGGAAGCCGGGATTTTCGGCACGCGGCCGGTGGCGTTCTTTGAATTCGACTGGCTGGGGATTCATGCCGATGCGTATTCGCTGACGGCGCAGGCGGTGGCGATTGTGGCGATTGTTGTGTTGTATGGGCGTAGTTGGGTGGCGGAGAAGCGGCGGGTTTCGGCTGCTTGA
- a CDS encoding LysR family transcriptional regulator, protein MNQLLAMRAFRCIVECRGFSAAAERLDTTHSTISRQLQQLEAELGTRLINRNTRRFNLTTAGQQYYLACVDILERIDQAAVAIGQAHESPSGLLRISAPMVIGTLELANWLPGFQQRYPEIEVELSCDDRFVDLIAEGFDVALRICGPLEDSSLVARLLTVSDMLLVASPAYVARHGLVRQVRELAEHQLLAFAGGSDWSLTDARGQATPVRVQGRFKADSISSLYAAALAGVGIAAFTRATVQDDLLSGRFVQILPNCSLGQRHYHALYPHARHVALKVKVFVEFMAEHYRSLTSPLR, encoded by the coding sequence ATGAATCAACTGCTGGCCATGCGTGCGTTTCGTTGCATCGTCGAGTGTCGTGGCTTCAGTGCTGCTGCCGAACGGCTCGACACCACGCACTCGACCATTTCCCGGCAGTTGCAGCAACTGGAAGCCGAACTCGGCACGCGTCTGATCAATCGCAACACCCGGCGTTTCAACCTGACCACGGCGGGGCAGCAGTATTACCTCGCCTGCGTGGATATTCTTGAACGCATCGATCAAGCAGCGGTGGCGATCGGGCAGGCCCATGAAAGCCCCAGCGGCTTGCTGCGCATCAGCGCGCCGATGGTCATCGGCACGTTGGAACTGGCGAATTGGTTGCCAGGTTTTCAGCAGCGTTATCCCGAGATTGAAGTCGAGTTGTCCTGTGATGACCGTTTTGTCGATCTGATCGCCGAAGGCTTCGACGTCGCATTGCGCATTTGCGGACCGTTGGAGGACTCGTCACTGGTGGCGCGCTTGCTCACGGTTTCGGACATGTTGCTGGTGGCATCGCCGGCCTATGTTGCGCGGCATGGTCTGGTGCGACAGGTACGGGAGCTGGCCGAACATCAACTGCTGGCGTTTGCCGGCGGCAGCGACTGGTCGCTGACTGACGCCCGAGGCCAGGCCACGCCGGTACGGGTGCAGGGCCGGTTCAAGGCGGATTCGATCAGTTCGCTATACGCGGCTGCGCTGGCGGGTGTCGGCATTGCGGCGTTCACTCGGGCCACGGTGCAGGACGACTTGTTGAGTGGCCGGTTTGTGCAGATTCTGCCGAACTGCTCGCTCGGCCAACGGCACTATCATGCGTTGTACCCGCATGCGCGACATGTCGCGCTGAAGGTTAAAGTGTTCGTCGAGTTCATGGCCGAGCACTATCGCAGCCTGACGTCGCCGTTGCGTTAA
- a CDS encoding YcfL family protein — translation MRFKLIAVAALALLVSGCATPPPPEPGSAASKVVAMGPQKHIVVGAMRVARENGFMTVNVQLSNTLNSNKIFYYRFAWLGAEGFPIAEEEVWKSQMMYGAQTSFIQGIAPTPKAVDFRLEIKTP, via the coding sequence ATGCGTTTCAAACTCATCGCCGTCGCCGCCCTCGCCTTGCTGGTGAGCGGCTGCGCCACCCCGCCACCGCCAGAGCCGGGCAGCGCCGCGAGCAAAGTCGTGGCCATGGGCCCGCAGAAACACATCGTCGTAGGCGCCATGCGCGTCGCCCGTGAAAACGGCTTCATGACGGTCAATGTGCAGTTGAGCAACACCCTCAACAGCAACAAGATTTTCTACTACCGCTTCGCCTGGCTCGGCGCGGAAGGTTTCCCGATTGCCGAAGAAGAAGTGTGGAAAAGCCAAATGATGTACGGCGCCCAGACCAGCTTCATTCAAGGCATCGCCCCGACCCCGAAAGCCGTGGACTTCCGTCTTGAAATCAAGACGCCGTAA
- the lpoB gene encoding penicillin-binding protein activator LpoB gives MFARFSCIAVIALLASGCANTSPTLGSKNISYGDTKAVETVTNEFGSTDLQMIAESMTRSLAQSGILQGRPVVQVYDVKNKTSEYIDTREITTSIKTQLMKTGVARFASDNNAMQSQVDQLKLQNQSGLYKKSTVAKTGNMVAAKYRIEGSISSIVKRSSDYKDVFYKFSLQLIDVESGLAEWMDEKEIRKTTER, from the coding sequence ATGTTTGCACGCTTTTCCTGCATCGCCGTCATCGCCCTGCTGGCCTCCGGTTGCGCCAACACCTCGCCGACCCTGGGCAGCAAGAACATCAGTTACGGCGACACCAAAGCGGTTGAAACCGTGACCAACGAATTCGGTTCGACCGACCTGCAAATGATCGCCGAGTCGATGACCCGCTCGCTGGCCCAGTCCGGCATTCTGCAGGGCCGTCCGGTGGTTCAGGTCTACGACGTGAAGAACAAGACCAGCGAATACATCGACACCCGCGAAATCACTACCAGCATCAAGACCCAGCTGATGAAGACTGGCGTAGCGCGCTTCGCCAGCGACAACAACGCCATGCAAAGCCAGGTTGACCAGCTCAAGCTGCAAAACCAGAGCGGTCTGTACAAGAAAAGCACCGTGGCCAAGACTGGCAACATGGTTGCCGCCAAGTACCGCATCGAAGGCTCGATCAGCTCGATCGTCAAGCGCAGCAGCGACTACAAGGACGTCTTCTACAAATTCAGCCTGCAACTGATCGACGTTGAAAGCGGTCTGGCCGAGTGGATGGACGAAAAAGAGATCCGCAAAACCACGGAGCGTTAA